The following coding sequences are from one Nicotiana tabacum cultivar K326 chromosome 1, ASM71507v2, whole genome shotgun sequence window:
- the LOC142164249 gene encoding uncharacterized protein LOC142164249 produces MVNIQTIEFKLLECKYKSPTDKIPIHIKWYPPPQTYKLNLNASFLGNHKPGGIGSIIRNTQGDMIVGFANKIKAYNPTHAELLALHTWQKLAYEKKLASLEIDTDSTDIIQLLEHNSFPAYTNIIFECRYLLKKLGNPVVRHSFRKGNKVAHVLSKLGCKQQPTSTTTILNSPPDAVKRVIQKDKNATSTTRLLSSSICNKLAMFENLSIIPTISNSDVMSL; encoded by the coding sequence ATGGTAAACATACAGACCATTGAATTTAAATTACTAGAGTGTAAATACAAAAGCCCCACAGACAAAATTCCTATCCACATTAAATGGTACCCACCACCCCAAACTTATAAACTAAACCTAAATGCTTCCTTCTTGGGTAACCATAAGCCTGGAGGCATTGGAAGCATTATAAGAAATACTCAAGGGGACATGATTGTAGGTTTTGCTAACAAAATCAAAGCCTATAACCCTACCCATGCAGAATTACTAGCACTTCATACATGGCAAAAGCTGGCTTATGAAAAAAAGCTAGCCTCACTGGAGATTGATACTGATTCGACGGATATAATCCAACTACTTGAGCATAATAGCTTCCCTGCCTATACTAACATTATCTTTGAATGCAGGTACTTGTTGAAGAAATTAGGAAATCCAGTGGTCCGGCATAGCTTCCGCAAAGGCAACAAGGTGGCACACGTTTTGAGTAAATTGGGTTGCAAACAACAACCAACCTCTACTACAACTATTTTGAACTCCCCACCAGATGCGGTCAAGAGGGTGATCCAAAAAGACAAGAATGCAACATCTACTACTAGACTATTATCAAGCTCCATATGTAACAAACTAGCAATGTTTGAAAACCTAAGTATTATTCCTACTATTAGTAATAGTGATGTAATGTCACTGTAG
- the LOC107795516 gene encoding pectinesterase inhibitor 9-like, with translation MGKINIPLLLFVLSVVAVVESSTSRLRPHSTFIETQCRRTRYPEPCVTFLSKYVNPTSQDPQEIAQAALKVSLVRALHTKAYIAKVCKEPKQMKAKDYQAIRECFVHISHGVSQLTNAVKELQNLKLDGQLKEFLWHQNNVQTWLSTVLTDVYTCMDGLSGFSKGGKVKATIKAKVLNVAQVTSNALALFNGFAAKYKTSHHASYDNNKP, from the coding sequence ATGGGGAAAATTAATATTCCTCTTTTGCTTTTTGTCCTCTCTGTTGTTGCTGTAGTCGAGAGTAGCACTAGTCGATTGCGTCCTCACTCGACCTTCATAGAGACACAATGCAGGCGAACGCGTTATCCAGAACCATGTGTGACATTTTTATCCAAATATGTAAATCCAACATCACAAGATCCTCAAGAAATAGCTCAAGCTGCCTTGAAAGTGAGCCTAGTTAGGGCTCTACATACAAAAGCTTATATAGCAAAGGTATGCAAGGAACCTAAGCAAATGAAGGCAAAGGATTATCAAGCAATAAGAGAATGTTTTGTTCATATCTCTCATGGTGTTTCCCAACTCACAAATGCTGTCAAAGAGCTTCAAAATTTGAAGTTAGATGGGCAATTAAAAGAGTTTTTATGgcatcaaaataatgttcaaactTGGCTTAGTACAGTATTAACTGATGTTTACACTTGCATGGATGGGCTTTCTGGTTTTTCCAAGGGTGGTAAAGTGAAGGCTACTATTAAAGCTAAGGTTCTTAATGTTGCACAAGTTACTAGCAACGCTCTAGCTTTGTTTAATGGATTTGCTGCTAAGTATAAGACTTCTCATCATGCTAGCTATGACAATAACAAACCCTAA